CTACCTCATCGGCAAGGTGCCGGGCCCCATCCGCGCCTCGGCCATGTCCATTGTCTCCTTCGTGGAGTCCATGGTCATCAGCGTGGGATACCTTGGCTACGGCTATGCCCTCGAGCTGATCGACATCCGCCAGTTCGTCGTGGCGAGCGCGCTCCTGCCCTGTATGGCGGCCGGGTGCGCGTTCGTCTACTTCAGGAGAGCGAGGAGCGCACTCGCATGAGCACGAAAATGAATCCCGAGACCCTGGTCGATCTGATGCGCCAGCGGGCGGAGACCTTCGGTGAGCGCCCGGTGTACAGCTTGTTGTCGGATGGGAAGCTCGTGGAGCAACTCGGCTTCACGGCGCTCCAGGCGCATGCCACGGGGGTCGCGGCACGGCTCTCCGAGCACACCGCCGTGGGCGATCGGGTCCTTCTGCTGTGCCCGCCGGGGCTCGACTACATCCGGGCGTTCTTCGGCTGTCTGCTCGCCAGCCGGATCGCGGTCCCCGCGTACCCGCCGCGCAACAACCGGCACATGTTGCGCCTGCTGGCGATCATCCAGGACAGCCAGGCCACCTGTGTCCTGACCACCCGCGCGCTTCGCGACAAGCTCCACTCCAGCCTCCAGGCCACCGGCGGTCAGGTGCGCGCGGAGATCGTGGCGGTGGACGAGGTGGATGTGTCGTCCGGGCGGACCTGGGACGGGCCCGTGCCGCGGGCCTCCGAGGTGGCCTTCCTGCAGTACACCTCGGGTTCCACGGGCTCGCCCAAGGGCGTCATGGTGACGCATCGCAACCTGATGATGAACAGCGCCATGAGCGCGGACGCCTTCGAGCTGACGACCGACTCCGTCTACGTCTCGTGGCTGCCGCTGTTCCATGACATGGGCCTCATGGGGATGCTGCAGGGCGTCTACTCGGGCATGCACACGTTCCTGATGTCGCCTCTCGACTTCGTGACCCGGCCTTCGCGCTGGCTGGAGGCGATCTCCAAGCACCGGGCCACGATCAGCGGCGGACCCAACTTCGCCTACGAGCTGTGCACCACCAAGATCACCGATGAGGAGCTCCGGGGTCTGGACCTGTCGTGCTGGCGCATCGCGTTCAATGGTTCGGAGCCCGTACAGGCCGAGGTGCTGCATCGATTCAGCCAACGCTTCCAGGCGTGCGGCTTCCGGCGCCAGGCGCACTACCCCTGCTACGGGCTGGCCGAGGCGACCTTGTTCGTCTCGGGCTCCGCCGGTCCGCGCGAGCCGGTGATCAAGGCCCTGTCGAGAGCCCGGCTGGTGGAGCACGAGGTGCGCGAGGTGATGGGCCCCCAGGACGAGGTGAAGCACCTCGTGAGCTGTGGGCGGGCGTTTCACGACGAGTCCATCAAGATCGTGGATGCCGAGACGCGGACCGAGCTGCCCGAAGGCCGGCTGGGGGAGGTCTGGATCTCCGGCTCGCATGTGGCCAGGGGTTATTGGCGCAACGAGTCAGCCACCGAGGAGACCTTCCACGCCGTCCTCCCGGGCGATTCCCGC
Above is a window of Cystobacter fuscus DNA encoding:
- a CDS encoding AMP-binding protein, whose product is MSTKMNPETLVDLMRQRAETFGERPVYSLLSDGKLVEQLGFTALQAHATGVAARLSEHTAVGDRVLLLCPPGLDYIRAFFGCLLASRIAVPAYPPRNNRHMLRLLAIIQDSQATCVLTTRALRDKLHSSLQATGGQVRAEIVAVDEVDVSSGRTWDGPVPRASEVAFLQYTSGSTGSPKGVMVTHRNLMMNSAMSADAFELTTDSVYVSWLPLFHDMGLMGMLQGVYSGMHTFLMSPLDFVTRPSRWLEAISKHRATISGGPNFAYELCTTKITDEELRGLDLSCWRIAFNGSEPVQAEVLHRFSQRFQACGFRRQAHYPCYGLAEATLFVSGSAGPREPVIKALSRARLVEHEVREVMGPQDEVKHLVSCGRAFHDESIKIVDAETRTELPEGRLGEVWISGSHVARGYWRNESATEETFHAVLPGDSRHFLRTGDLGFLDKGELYITGRLKDLIIVRGQNHYPQDIEVTAQQSHPALVAGGGAAFALSPSEGEPEGTERVVLVQEVRRTARNQPLEGVIAAIKEAVTEALGVELHQVVLVQEQSIPKTSSGKIQRRQTRQLFLESGLKRIAVDGGASESETAAGGAGPLPAATRALLQAPPAQARALLENTVKSLASQVLKRPFILLDARQPLRNYGLNEATTQVLRTRLREELGVELAAAIPESASIGTLAELLLSQLVGLHAE